Within Aliivibrio fischeri, the genomic segment GAGACTCGATTTTTTAGGGACGAATAAGATCAGAAAGAGCCAGATTGAATATAACGTCAATCTGGCTCTTTTTATTTATGTCAGTAGTAGGGGGCTATTCTCCCCGCTTTTAACTCGCTCTTATTCGTCCCTAAAAACTAGTCCCTTAATCACCTAAATCTTAGGCGTCTCAGTTTGAACACCAAAGTTTTGTCCACGATGACGTACTAAGTGATCCATTACAACAATCGCTAGCATCGCTTCTGCGATTGGCACAGCACGAATACCAACACATGGATCATGACGACCTTTAGTTATCAATTCTGTTTTTTCTCCGCTGCGAGTAATGGTTTCACCCGGAACCGTAATGCTTGACGTTGGTTTTAAAGCAATATGAGCCACAATATCTTGGCCAGATGAAATACCACCTAAAATACCACCGGCGTGATTCGAGCTAAAACCTTCAGGCGTCAATGGATCACGATGTTCAGAACCACGCTGATTAACCACTTCAAAGCCATCACCAATCTCAACACCTTTAACAGCATTAATCCCCATAAGAGCATGAGCAACATCTGCATCTAAACGATCAAATACCGGCTCGCCTAAACCAACAGGAACGCCTTGCGCTACAACCGTGATCTTTGCTCCAATAGAGTCACCTTCTTTCTTTAACTTACGAATAAGCTCATCAAAAGCATCAACTTTACTCGCGTCAGGGCAGAAAAAAGCATTATTTTCAATTTCATTCCAATCAACAGAATCAATCGATACATCGCCCATTTGTGATAAATAAGCTCGGATCTCAATACCAAACTCTTGCTTCAAATACTTTTTAGCTACCGCACCTGCAGCAACACGCATAGCAGTTTCACGTGCGGATGAACGACCACCACCACGGTAATCACGTTGCCCATACTTCTGATGGTAAGTGTAATCTGCATGGCCTGGGCGGAATTTATCTTTTATCTCAGAGTAATCTTTTGAGCGTTGATCTGTATTTTCAATTAACAGACCAATAGAAGTACCCGTTGTTTTTCCTTCAAAAACACCAGATAAGATCTTCACTTCATCCGCTTCACGGCGCTGTGTTGTGTATTTTGACGTCCCCGGTTTGCGACGATCAAGATCAACTTGTAAATCAGCTTCGGTTAATTCCAAACCTGGAGGGCAGCCATCAACAATGCAGCCTAACGCTAACCCGTGGCTTTCACCAAACGTCGTTACTCGAAAATGTTGTCCTATAGAATTTCCAGCCATTACTTCCTCTGTAAATATAAGTGATTAGTCATCATTCACCTGACTAACAATCAGTTCTTAATAAAACCATATTGGCTTGAATCGTATTGAGAGTAAACCCCTATCCCAAGGTTTATCTTTCAGTTATTGGTTTTTTTAATTTTAATCCTTTTTTGCCACCTTCACCCAATAACGGCAAAACGTGACCGCCATTCCAAAAATATGATAAGATAACTCTCAGATTAAAGAATAAATAAATTTAAATAACTTAAAACTTGCTATTAAAAATAAAAATTGAACATTTTTGATACAAAAAAGCAAAAGTTTTCAATTTTACTGTCGATATAATTATCAATAGCATGTAATTGGCACTAATCCTGCTATATACAATATGTAGTTAATTTAATGGATATCAATTCAATGAAACTGATTCGTTTAGTTAAAAAAGCATTAAGTAAGAAGCATTCAAGTCAAAAACAACAAGAACTTCGCAAACGACTGGATTTTGCAATGTCACAAAGTAAACAAGCATAAAAAAAGCCCGATGTTTCCATCAGGCTTTCATTTAGATTAATTTGGTTTAGTCGCGATAAAGAGCAAACTCATCTGCGCAATCAAGAAGTTGCTGCTTAGTTAACATGAACACACCATGTCCACCTTCCGCAAACTCAATCCAAGTAAATGGAATGTCTGGGTATTGCTCCATCATATGAACCATTGAGTTACCCACTTCACAGATTAAGAAACCGTTATCCATTAAATAATCTGGTGCATTTGCTAAAATACGGCGAACTAACTTCAATCCATCTGTACCTGCTGCTAAACCTAATTCAGGTTCATGCTCAAACTCTTCCGGTAAGCTGTTCATATCCTCTTCATCCACATAAGGTGGGTTAGAGACAATGAAGTTATACTGATCTTTAGGAATATCACGTAATAGATCTGAGCGGATTGGGAACACTTGTTGCTCCATGCCATGATCTTGAACATTTTGTTCAGCAACCATTAATGCATCCGTCGAAATATCAATCGCATCTACTTCCGCATTTGGGAACGCATGAGCACACGCAATCGCAATACAACCACTCCCCGTACATAAATCCATAATACGTGTAGGCTCTTCGGTTAACCACGGTTCGAATTGTGTTTCAATCAACTCTGCAATTGGTGAACGAGGCACAAGTACACGCTCATCAACAAAGAACTCAAGGCCACAGAACCACGCTTTATTCGTTAAATAAGCCGTAGGAATACGCTCATTAATACGACGTACAACACGCTCAACAATACGTAAACGCTCTGTTGATGTTAAACGTGATTCACGCACATGCGCTGGCACATCAATTGGTAAATACAGTGTTGGAAGCACAAGTTGAACAGCTTCATCCCATGCGTTATCTGTACCGTGACCATAAAAAAGACCCGCAGCATTAAAACGACTTACCGTCCAACGCAGCATATCTTGTAACGTATGAAGCTCAGCGACCGCCTCTTCTACAAAAATCTTATCCAAAATTGCCCCCAAAACAAGTTATAATACTACTGTTAATTATTGGAATTTAAAAATGAGCAAAAACGACCACCTATCAGATGACGAACTTTCGCTGTTCCGTGAAGCAGTACAAGGCTCTAAAAAGTTGCAACAGGATACCATAATCCATCAGCCGAGTAAGAACTTTAGCGACCTACAACAGCAAAGAAAATCATTAAAAGAAGGGAAAAATGAAGAGTTTTTCTTTTCTGATGAATTTGTACCACTTCTGAGTGAAGATGGTCCGATTCGCTATGCCCGTGATGACGTATCAAAATACGAAGTAAAACGCTTACGACGTGGCGTATACGTACCTGATGTATTTTTAGATATGCATGGTATGAAGCAAGATGAAGCCAAGCGTGAATTAGGCTCTATGATCGCTTATTGCCTTAAAGAAAATATCTCTTGTGCGAGTGTTATGCATGGTATTGGCAAGCATATTCTTAAACAAAAAGTGCCTCTATGGTTAGCCCAACATCCCGATGTAATGGCTTTTCACCAAGCCCCTTTAGAGTTTGGTGGTGCAGGTGCAATTCTAGTATTACTCTCAATACCTGATAGATAAAAAAAGATCCCACAGCCGTTAAGCTCTGGGATCTTTTTTATTTCATCTGTTTTCTATATGAATTTATGGTTGCTGCAACCAAAGTAACTCACTTTTCCCTGTTGTATATGAATATTCAACACAAGACATTGCAGATGTTGGGAACATCGGAGGCATAATTCCCGGAACAAAATCAGCAGTAAGGTAGCCAACGAGTGGTAAGTGAGAGACTAGTAAAATATTCTCAATATCCTCAACACTACCCAAAGCTTTTACATACTCAACCACATCATCTGAGTCGCCATAAGGAGTAATATCTTCACATATTTTTACTTTTGCGTCCGCCACATTCAAAATTGGCTTAATCGTATTCCACGTTTGTTGCGCTCGAACATAAGGGCTAACCAAGACATAATCAAACTGTATCTTATGCTCAGCCATCAGCCATTGTGCTATTTTCGCCGATTGGCTTTCGCCATGAGCAGTTAAATTACGCTCTTCATCTGAAGGAGCATAAGCTTCAGCCTCACCGTGACGCATTATGAATACTTTCATTTATTCATTCTCAAATCATTACTAACTTCACAATAGTAGCAAGCAAAAGTAAAAATAGGAAAGAGAGAGTTTGCTAGTCTGTGGTATCAGCGCCATAATTGATAAAATAATTATACAAATAATGTCAAAAGAGTTAGCCATTATATTCAATTGGTTATCTTATTATTGATAACCATTGATAAACTCTGCATTCAATATTTGACTATAAAAATAAAGCCCTTACGCCTTAAAACAGGAGCACCCTGTGCACATCAGTCCGAATGATAAAAAACATTACCGCTTAATTGAGCTTGATAATAAATTACCCGTCTTGCTCATTCAGGATGAAACAGCACCACGCTCAGCCGCCGCCCTTTCTGTTAATGTCGGTCATTTTGACGATCCTGATGATCGTCAAGGCCTTGCTCACTTTTTAGAGCATATGCTGTTTCTCGGTACACAAAAATACCCAAAAGTTGGAGAGTTTCACTCTTTCATTAATCAGCAAGGTGGCTCTAATAACGCATGGACAGGAACCGAAAACACCACCTTCTTTTTTGAAGTATCGCATTCAGCGTTTGAAGAAGGATTGGATCGCTTTGGTCAATTTTTCTATGCCTCATTATTCAATGAGGAAGCTGTAGATAAAGAGCGTAATGCGGTTGATTCAGAGTATAAACTCAAATTAAAAGATGATGTTCGCCGCATTTATCAAGTTCATAAAGAAACGGTTAACCAAGCCCACCCTTTCTCTAAATTCTCCGTTGGTAGCATTGATACATTAGCAGATAAAGAGGACTCATCTATCCGCGATGAAATGCTCACTTTTTATCAAACGCATTATTCTGCTGATTTAATGACAGCCGTTGTACTTGGAAACCGACCTCTTTGTGAGTTAGAACTATTAGCAACTCAATCTTTTGCATCAATCCCTAATCAAAATCTTGGGCATAAAGAAATTAATGTTTCTTATGTCACACCAAAAGAACAAAGTTGTTGGATTAACATTGAACCACTAAAAGAAGTTAGAAAGCTAAGTCTTGCGTTTCATTTACCTAATCAAGATCGTTTTTATAAAACAAAACCGCTTAATTATCTTGGTCACCTTCTTGGCTATGAAGGTGACGGTAGCTTAATGCTTTACCTGAAAAAATTAGGATATATTCACTCATTGACAGCAGGCGGTGGAGTAAGCGGAAGTAACTTCAGAGAATTTACTCTTTCTTTTAATCTAACCGAAAAAGGCATGCTTCATCTTGATGAGATCATTCTCAATACTTATCAGTATATTGAATTGATTAAACAGCAAGGTCTTGATGAGTGGCGCTACAATGAAAAGAAAGCGGTATTAGTATCTGCATTTCAATTCCAAGAAAAAACTAAGCCTCTTGATTTAGTCAGTCACTTAGTCATGAATTTACAGCGCTATCATAAAGAAGATGCCATATACGCTGATTACATGATGGAAGGTTATCATGAACAACACGTTCTCGATCTACTTGAGCAATTTACTCCTGAAAAAATGCGAGTCACTCTCGTAGCTCAAGGTTTACAATATGATCGTAAAGATAAGTGGTATCACACCCCTTACTCTGTTCAGCCATTAAGTGAAGCCCAAATAAAGAGTTGGAGTCATGCTGAACTGCATCCTGAACTTCATTTGCCAGAGAAAAACCCTTATATCTGCTATGATTTAGAGCCTCAAGAATTAAAAGAAACCACCGTTCTTCCAACATTACTTGAAGACCTACCTGGTTTTCGCCTATGGCATAAGCAAGAAGAAGAGTTCCGTGTGCCAAAAGGCATGGTATATATTGCAATAGATAGCCCACATGCCATTTCAGATCCAAGAAAAATAGTAAAAACACGCTTATGCGTTGAAATGCTTATGGACGCACTCAGTGAACAAACTTACCAAGCTGAAATTGCAGGAATGGGGTATAACCTATATTGCCATCAAGGAGGCGTAACATTAACGCTTTCTGGCTTTAGTCAAAAACAACCCTTATTGCTGGATGTGATATTAAAACGTTTTTCTACACGTGAATTCAGCGCTGAACGATTCGAGTTTATAAAAAATCAATTGATCCGTCATTGGGGGAATGCATCAAAAGAGCGACCTATTTCACAGCTTTTCAACGCATTATCTGGAATTTTACAACCAAACAACCCTCCATACCCAGTACTTCTTGAAGCATTAGAAAGTATTGAAGTGGATGATTTACCGAATTTTGTTCAAGCTATGTTCGCTGAATTGCACGTTGAGATGTTTGTCTATGGCGATTGGACGAAAGAACAAGCATTGGAATTAGGTCGTTCTTTAAAAGATACCCTACGAATGCAAAATCAAACTTATGGCGAATCATTCCGTCCATTAGTTATGCTTGGGGAATCAGGAACATTCCAAAGAGAATTAGTATGTGACCATTCTGATTCTGCACTTTTGGTTTATTATCAATCTCCACAAGAAGATCCACGCAGTTTTGCCCTTTATACTCTTGCAAACCATTTAATGTCGGCTTCCTTTTTCCATGAGATCCGTACAAAGCAGCAATTGGGTTATATGGTAGGAACAGGAAACTTACCTCTTAATAAGCATCCTGGATTAATTTTATACGTACAATCACCAATGGCGCCACCCGCTATTTTACTTGATGCTATTGATGAATTTTTAAATGCTTTCTATATGGTCTTATTAGAGTTAAATGAGCACCAATGGCAATCCAGTAAACAAGGTTTAATCGATCAGATATCAGATCCTGATACTAATCTACGAGGTCGAGCTCAACGTTTATGGACATGCATAGGAAATAAAGACACGAATTTTGATCATAAAGAACGTGTCACTGAGGAGCTTAAGAGTTTAACGAGAATTGAAATGATCCGTTTTGTCGTTGGCATATTAAAACCAAGAACAGCGAATCGTTTAATTATGCACTCTCAAGGAACAGAACATCAGCAATATGACCGCTTAGATGTTGGCTTTGAAATTGATTCTATTGACCAATTTCAACTAAGAAAAAAAGACATCAACCTCGGTTAATAATCTAAAATTCACGTCATAAAAATAAGGCCATCACAACGATGGCCTTTTAGTTATATTGGTATTATTACTCAATAAATCGATCACCGTATTTATCGGCATAGTTTCTCATTAAGGTCGCTAATTTCTCTTCCCCTAACGTGTTCATATAAGTAAAAGGTCCCCCTAAAAATGGAGGAAAACCAATGCCAAAAATAGCACCGATATCGCCATCTCTTTCAGAAGCTATTATCCCTTCATCTAAACAACGTTTTGCCTCTGCCAACATTGGTAATACACAACGCATTGCGATTTCATTTTTACTGAGTTGCGACTGTGGTTTGATGTTTAATAAGGTATACACCTCTTGATCAGGTTCTTTCTTTTTCCCTTTATAAACATAAAATCCACGTTTTGTTTTTTTTCCCAATCGCTTATCGTCAATTAAGGTCTGAAATACATCAGGGCTTCGGAATCTATCTCCTAACTCCGCTTCCAATATCGGCATAATTTTCGCGCCAATATCAACTCCAACCTCATCTAATAATGAAATAGGCCCAACAGGAAATCCAAAATCCAATAAGGCTTCATCGAGCACCTCTATTGGCTCTCCGGCAAGTAACAGACGTGCCGCCTCATTCATATAAGGCGCAAGGATACGATTAACATAAAAGCCCGCAGAATCTTTTACAACAATAGGCGTTTTACCCTGTTGCCTAGCCAAAGCCACTACGGTTGAGATGGTTTCATCGCTGGTTGTTGCGTGTGGAATAACCTCAACCAATGGCATTTTTTCAACTGGACTAAAATAATGAAGGCCAACAATATTTTCAGGCTTTTGAGCCCCCTCGGCTATTTGGCCTATGGGAAGCGAAGACGTATTCGTTGCAAAAATAACGTCTTCTTTGCCTTGTTCTTGTACTGCTTTTACCATCTCTTGCTTTAGGTTTAAATCTTCAAATACGGCTTCAACAACCACATCTAACTTTTTAAAACCGTCAAACTCTGTCACTCCAGTTAATTGCAGCATTTGTTGTTGTAATTGCGCTTTTGAAATAATTCGGCGCTTTCTCAACGTATCTAATCGTTGATAGTGATATTGGTAAGCATTAAGTAATCCATCATTATTGATGTCTTTTATCGTTACTTTCTTTTTCGCTTTAGCAATAGAAACATGGGCAATACCTCCTCCCATTAATCCACCACCTAGTACCCCAACATAATCGATGGATTTAGGTTCAGCATCACTGCCTTTTTCTTTTTTCATCTCTGTCATGGCAAAGAATAAAGAGCGTAATGCCGCCGATTCTGGCGTCATGGCCAATCGAGCAAATTGTTCAGCCTCTCGTTGTAATCCTTTTTTCATCCCTTTATCTAAACCATGCTCGATACTATCTAAAATAGCGGCAATGGCAGGATAATTACCACGAGCTTTTTTCTGTGCTTGTTTTTCCGCTTGCGAGAAAATGACATTACGTCCTAATGGATTTCGAGATAACCCCCATTCTTTTGCAGTCAATTTACGTTTCGCTTTTTTCTTTAAAGCAAAGTCCGCAGCTATACGAGACAAAATAGTATGAGGAACAGAAGCATCTACTACACCTAATTTCAGTGCTTTTTTAGGTCTTAGTTGCTTACCCGTTAAGATAATATCCAAACTTGGCAGTAGCCCGATTAATCGTGGTAATCGCTGAGTTCCGCCAGACCCCGGAAGCAACCCTAATTGCACTTCTGGCAAGCCTAATTTTGTTTTATTGTCATCACTGCAAACACGATAATCACATGCTAGAGCTAGCTCTAATCCACCGCCTAGGCATGGACCATGTATCGCGGCAACCGTTGCAAATGGAAGATCTTCAATCCTCTGAAATAATTGCTGTCCTTTTTCAGCCAACGCTTGTGCTTCTGAGGCATTTTGGCAATTAGCTATCATATTAATATCTGCGCCTGCGATAAAATTATCGGGCTTACCTGATTGAATCACTAACCCCTTAATATGAGCTTGTTGCTCTTCAATCTCATCTAAAACTTGAGTCACTTGCTCAGCAAAAGCAGCTTGGAGTGTATTCATTTTTTCATTCGGAACATCGATAGTTAACCATGCAATTTGGTCATCATCTTTAGTCCATGCAAATGCACTGGTATTTTTAACGGCTTCAAGCGTATTATTTTTCGTTTCTAACGTCATTATTCAACCTCCAATACCATTGCTGCACCTAAACCACCAGCGGCACAAGCCGTATTTAATCCTAATCCACCACCACGACGTTTTAATTCTCGTAATGTTTGAATAATCATTCTGGCTCCTGTTGCTGCAAATGGATGCCATAGGCTATTGACCCACCAAGGACATTAAATTTCTCCATATCAATTTCGCCAATGGCTTTATCTCTACCTAAACATTCTTTAGCAAATTTGTTTGAAGCAAACATTTTCACATTTGAAAGGGTTTGTGCTGCAAAAGCTTCATGCATATCAATTAAGGTAAGGTCTGATAATGAAATTCCCGCTTTATCCAAGGCCATTGGTGTCGCATAAGATGGTCCCATTAACATATCGTGATGTACATCTATCGCACTGAACGCAAACGAACGAATATAACCTAATGGTTCATAACCTAATTCTTTTGCTCGTTTTTCACTCATTAATAATAAAGCGGCGCCACCATCCGTTAATGGCGTACTATTAGCTGCAGTGACTGAACCATATTTACGATCAAACG encodes:
- the fadJ gene encoding fatty acid oxidation complex subunit alpha FadJ encodes the protein MTLETKNNTLEAVKNTSAFAWTKDDDQIAWLTIDVPNEKMNTLQAAFAEQVTQVLDEIEEQQAHIKGLVIQSGKPDNFIAGADINMIANCQNASEAQALAEKGQQLFQRIEDLPFATVAAIHGPCLGGGLELALACDYRVCSDDNKTKLGLPEVQLGLLPGSGGTQRLPRLIGLLPSLDIILTGKQLRPKKALKLGVVDASVPHTILSRIAADFALKKKAKRKLTAKEWGLSRNPLGRNVIFSQAEKQAQKKARGNYPAIAAILDSIEHGLDKGMKKGLQREAEQFARLAMTPESAALRSLFFAMTEMKKEKGSDAEPKSIDYVGVLGGGLMGGGIAHVSIAKAKKKVTIKDINNDGLLNAYQYHYQRLDTLRKRRIISKAQLQQQMLQLTGVTEFDGFKKLDVVVEAVFEDLNLKQEMVKAVQEQGKEDVIFATNTSSLPIGQIAEGAQKPENIVGLHYFSPVEKMPLVEVIPHATTSDETISTVVALARQQGKTPIVVKDSAGFYVNRILAPYMNEAARLLLAGEPIEVLDEALLDFGFPVGPISLLDEVGVDIGAKIMPILEAELGDRFRSPDVFQTLIDDKRLGKKTKRGFYVYKGKKKEPDQEVYTLLNIKPQSQLSKNEIAMRCVLPMLAEAKRCLDEGIIASERDGDIGAIFGIGFPPFLGGPFTYMNTLGEEKLATLMRNYADKYGDRFIE
- the smrB gene encoding endonuclease SmrB; translated protein: MSKNDHLSDDELSLFREAVQGSKKLQQDTIIHQPSKNFSDLQQQRKSLKEGKNEEFFFSDEFVPLLSEDGPIRYARDDVSKYEVKRLRRGVYVPDVFLDMHGMKQDEAKRELGSMIAYCLKENISCASVMHGIGKHILKQKVPLWLAQHPDVMAFHQAPLEFGGAGAILVLLSIPDR
- a CDS encoding insulinase family protein yields the protein MHISPNDKKHYRLIELDNKLPVLLIQDETAPRSAAALSVNVGHFDDPDDRQGLAHFLEHMLFLGTQKYPKVGEFHSFINQQGGSNNAWTGTENTTFFFEVSHSAFEEGLDRFGQFFYASLFNEEAVDKERNAVDSEYKLKLKDDVRRIYQVHKETVNQAHPFSKFSVGSIDTLADKEDSSIRDEMLTFYQTHYSADLMTAVVLGNRPLCELELLATQSFASIPNQNLGHKEINVSYVTPKEQSCWINIEPLKEVRKLSLAFHLPNQDRFYKTKPLNYLGHLLGYEGDGSLMLYLKKLGYIHSLTAGGGVSGSNFREFTLSFNLTEKGMLHLDEIILNTYQYIELIKQQGLDEWRYNEKKAVLVSAFQFQEKTKPLDLVSHLVMNLQRYHKEDAIYADYMMEGYHEQHVLDLLEQFTPEKMRVTLVAQGLQYDRKDKWYHTPYSVQPLSEAQIKSWSHAELHPELHLPEKNPYICYDLEPQELKETTVLPTLLEDLPGFRLWHKQEEEFRVPKGMVYIAIDSPHAISDPRKIVKTRLCVEMLMDALSEQTYQAEIAGMGYNLYCHQGGVTLTLSGFSQKQPLLLDVILKRFSTREFSAERFEFIKNQLIRHWGNASKERPISQLFNALSGILQPNNPPYPVLLEALESIEVDDLPNFVQAMFAELHVEMFVYGDWTKEQALELGRSLKDTLRMQNQTYGESFRPLVMLGESGTFQRELVCDHSDSALLVYYQSPQEDPRSFALYTLANHLMSASFFHEIRTKQQLGYMVGTGNLPLNKHPGLILYVQSPMAPPAILLDAIDEFLNAFYMVLLELNEHQWQSSKQGLIDQISDPDTNLRGRAQRLWTCIGNKDTNFDHKERVTEELKSLTRIEMIRFVVGILKPRTANRLIMHSQGTEHQQYDRLDVGFEIDSIDQFQLRKKDINLG
- the sixA gene encoding phosphohistidine phosphatase SixA; the protein is MKVFIMRHGEAEAYAPSDEERNLTAHGESQSAKIAQWLMAEHKIQFDYVLVSPYVRAQQTWNTIKPILNVADAKVKICEDITPYGDSDDVVEYVKALGSVEDIENILLVSHLPLVGYLTADFVPGIMPPMFPTSAMSCVEYSYTTGKSELLWLQQP
- the prmB gene encoding 50S ribosomal protein L3 N(5)-glutamine methyltransferase; protein product: MDKIFVEEAVAELHTLQDMLRWTVSRFNAAGLFYGHGTDNAWDEAVQLVLPTLYLPIDVPAHVRESRLTSTERLRIVERVVRRINERIPTAYLTNKAWFCGLEFFVDERVLVPRSPIAELIETQFEPWLTEEPTRIMDLCTGSGCIAIACAHAFPNAEVDAIDISTDALMVAEQNVQDHGMEQQVFPIRSDLLRDIPKDQYNFIVSNPPYVDEEDMNSLPEEFEHEPELGLAAGTDGLKLVRRILANAPDYLMDNGFLICEVGNSMVHMMEQYPDIPFTWIEFAEGGHGVFMLTKQQLLDCADEFALYRD
- the aroC gene encoding chorismate synthase, whose product is MAGNSIGQHFRVTTFGESHGLALGCIVDGCPPGLELTEADLQVDLDRRKPGTSKYTTQRREADEVKILSGVFEGKTTGTSIGLLIENTDQRSKDYSEIKDKFRPGHADYTYHQKYGQRDYRGGGRSSARETAMRVAAGAVAKKYLKQEFGIEIRAYLSQMGDVSIDSVDWNEIENNAFFCPDASKVDAFDELIRKLKKEGDSIGAKITVVAQGVPVGLGEPVFDRLDADVAHALMGINAVKGVEIGDGFEVVNQRGSEHRDPLTPEGFSSNHAGGILGGISSGQDIVAHIALKPTSSITVPGETITRSGEKTELITKGRHDPCVGIRAVPIAEAMLAIVVMDHLVRHRGQNFGVQTETPKI